One window from the genome of Streptomyces cadmiisoli encodes:
- the lepB gene encoding signal peptidase I → MGNRGKPRGAPTSAADNLLPTGIRRATGGSDGRTRAERRKLQRKVKRRRRRSAIKEIPLLVGVAVLIALVLKTFLVQAFVIPSGSMEQTIQIGDRVLVDKLTPWFGSRPQRGDVVVFKDPGGWLQDEQPTQKKDDPIVVKQVKDGLTFIGLLPSENEKDLIKRVVGVGGDRVKCCDAQGRVTVNGVPLVEDYLYPGNEPSAMDFDITVPEGRLWVMGDHRSNSADSRSHQDTDYGGTVSEDEVVGRAVVIAWPLGHWTTLDEPNTYASVVDSTSGSTAAPVTSHRVAPDDPNATIHLPSPAELPLVMGVVGLRRAWGRQRHRVRSWRGGCGGWRTVRTRRRGAPRTPGGRSPHGAGRRPSHRE, encoded by the coding sequence ATGGGTAACCGCGGCAAACCGCGCGGTGCCCCCACCAGCGCCGCCGACAACCTGCTGCCCACCGGCATCCGGCGCGCCACCGGCGGGTCCGACGGGCGCACCCGTGCGGAGCGGCGCAAGCTCCAGCGCAAGGTCAAGCGCCGGCGGCGCCGTTCGGCGATCAAGGAGATACCGCTCCTCGTCGGCGTGGCCGTCCTCATCGCCCTCGTACTGAAGACCTTCCTCGTGCAGGCCTTCGTGATCCCGTCGGGCTCCATGGAGCAGACGATCCAGATCGGCGACCGCGTCCTGGTCGACAAGCTCACCCCCTGGTTCGGCTCCCGGCCGCAGCGCGGCGACGTCGTCGTCTTCAAGGACCCCGGCGGCTGGCTCCAGGACGAGCAGCCCACCCAGAAGAAGGACGACCCGATCGTCGTCAAGCAGGTCAAGGACGGTCTCACCTTCATCGGCCTGCTGCCCTCGGAGAACGAGAAGGACCTGATCAAGCGGGTGGTCGGCGTGGGCGGCGACCGCGTCAAATGCTGTGACGCGCAGGGGCGGGTCACGGTCAACGGCGTACCCCTGGTCGAGGACTACCTCTACCCGGGCAACGAACCGTCGGCCATGGACTTCGACATCACCGTGCCCGAGGGCCGGCTGTGGGTGATGGGCGACCACCGGTCCAACTCGGCGGACTCCCGCTCCCACCAGGACACCGACTACGGCGGCACCGTCTCCGAGGACGAAGTGGTGGGCCGCGCCGTCGTCATCGCCTGGCCGCTCGGCCACTGGACCACCCTCGACGAACCCAATACCTATGCTTCCGTCGTCGACTCGACGTCCGGGTCGACCGCGGCCCCCGTGACGTCGCATAGGGTTGCCCCCGACGATCCGAACGCAACGATCCACCTCCCGAGCCCTGCGGAACTCCCGCTCGTTATGGGAGTGGTGGGCCTGCGCCGTGCATGGGGCAGGCAGCGGCACAGAGTAAGGAGTTGGCGTGGGGGATGTGGCGGTTGGCGCACGGTCCGGACACGACGGCGAGGAGCACCGCGGACGCCCGGTGGACGCAGCCCCCACGGCGCCGGACGACGTCCCTCCCACAGGGAGTGA
- a CDS encoding DUF2469 domain-containing protein, with product MSAEDLEKYETEMELKLYREYRDVVGLFKYVIETERRFYLTNDYEMQVHSVQGEVFFEVSMADAWVWDMYRPARFVKQVRVLTFKDVNIEELNKSDLELPGG from the coding sequence ATGAGCGCCGAGGACCTCGAAAAGTACGAGACCGAGATGGAGCTCAAGCTCTACCGGGAGTACCGCGATGTCGTCGGTCTGTTCAAATACGTGATCGAGACCGAGCGGCGTTTCTACCTCACCAATGACTACGAGATGCAGGTGCACTCGGTTCAGGGAGAGGTGTTCTTCGAGGTGTCGATGGCGGACGCCTGGGTGTGGGACATGTACCGGCCGGCCCGGTTCGTGAAGCAGGTCCGCGTCCTCACATTCAAGGACGTGAACATTGAGGAGCTGAACAAGAGCGATCTGGAGCTGCCGGGCGGGTGA
- a CDS encoding SAM-dependent methyltransferase — protein MTPTLVRQHQPHAGPSPHVDLAARARDWSEIQERMLVPLHEAVYRRLDVGPGTRLLGLGCGSGLALLIAASRGASVTGVEPSSPERLALARERLFPESPVSRARADTRLVDQAPGAAVDGAARFTLVTAFEPIGCLAGDAEGLGDLLAAAVPLAERGAPVVLTGWGPPERCATSSVLRVAAKLADPLHGAGRPRPALRDDLEEVAQRAGLRPDGSGRVACPFGYADLDSAVRGLLSTGLFDAAIAATDQEQVDKEMAEALHPHRRPDGTVWMPNVFRYLIARTP, from the coding sequence ATGACACCTACGCTCGTGCGGCAGCACCAGCCTCACGCGGGGCCCTCGCCCCATGTGGACCTCGCTGCACGCGCGCGTGACTGGTCGGAGATCCAGGAGCGGATGCTCGTACCGCTCCACGAGGCGGTCTACCGGCGACTGGACGTGGGCCCCGGCACCCGGCTGCTGGGCCTCGGCTGCGGTTCCGGGCTGGCGCTGCTGATCGCCGCCTCCCGGGGCGCGTCGGTCACGGGCGTCGAGCCGTCCTCCCCCGAGCGACTGGCCCTCGCCCGCGAGCGCCTGTTCCCGGAGTCGCCGGTCTCCCGCGCGCGTGCCGACACCCGGCTCGTCGACCAGGCCCCCGGCGCGGCCGTGGACGGTGCGGCTCGCTTCACCCTGGTGACCGCCTTCGAACCCATCGGATGTCTCGCGGGCGACGCGGAGGGGCTCGGTGATCTGCTGGCGGCCGCGGTGCCGCTCGCGGAGCGCGGGGCTCCCGTGGTGCTGACCGGCTGGGGGCCGCCCGAGCGCTGCGCGACGTCGTCCGTGCTGCGGGTGGCGGCGAAGCTGGCGGATCCGCTGCACGGCGCGGGCCGCCCGCGGCCGGCGCTGCGCGACGACCTGGAGGAGGTCGCGCAGCGGGCGGGGCTGCGGCCCGACGGCTCGGGGCGGGTGGCGTGCCCCTTCGGGTACGCCGACCTGGACAGCGCGGTGCGCGGACTGCTGTCGACGGGGCTGTTCGACGCGGCGATCGCGGCGACCGATCAGGAGCAGGTCGACAAGGAGATGGCGGAGGCGCTGCACCCGCACCGCCGCCCGGACGGCACGGTGTGGATGCCGAACGTGTTCCGCTACCTGATCGCGCGAACGCCCTGA
- the lepB gene encoding signal peptidase I, with amino-acid sequence MGDVAVGARSGHDGEEHRGRPVDAAPTAPDDVPPTGSDTAAEDGRVTNGYAGAGTQGPGGPEPEQPKKQRSFWKELPILIGIALVLALLIKTFLVQAFSIPSDSMQNTLQEGDRVLVDKLTPWFGSEPDRGEVVVFHDPDNWLAGEPTVNPNAFQTVLSWIGLMPSAEEKDLIKRVIGVGGDTVECKGTGPVKVNGKALNEASYVYPGNTPCSVDDQGGQFKVKVPEGFIWVMGDHRQNSRDSRYNQGDANKGMVPVEKVVGRAIVKAWPINRWGTLPVPDTFDQAGLNDRSSAAAALTAAPNAVALAGVVPVALWRRRRITVEETR; translated from the coding sequence GTGGGGGATGTGGCGGTTGGCGCACGGTCCGGACACGACGGCGAGGAGCACCGCGGACGCCCGGTGGACGCAGCCCCCACGGCGCCGGACGACGTCCCTCCCACAGGGAGTGACACAGCAGCCGAGGACGGCAGGGTGACGAACGGGTACGCAGGGGCCGGGACGCAGGGGCCGGGCGGCCCCGAACCCGAGCAGCCGAAGAAGCAGCGCTCCTTCTGGAAGGAGCTGCCGATCCTGATCGGTATCGCGCTGGTGCTGGCGCTGCTGATCAAGACGTTCCTGGTGCAGGCGTTCTCGATCCCCTCCGACTCGATGCAGAACACCCTCCAGGAGGGCGACCGCGTTCTCGTCGACAAGCTGACGCCGTGGTTCGGTTCCGAGCCGGACCGCGGCGAGGTCGTCGTCTTCCACGACCCGGACAACTGGCTGGCCGGGGAGCCGACGGTGAACCCGAACGCGTTCCAGACCGTCCTCAGCTGGATCGGTCTGATGCCGTCCGCGGAGGAGAAGGACCTCATCAAGCGGGTCATCGGCGTCGGCGGCGACACGGTGGAGTGCAAGGGCACGGGCCCGGTGAAGGTCAACGGCAAGGCGCTCAACGAGGCGTCGTACGTCTACCCCGGCAACACGCCGTGCAGCGTCGACGACCAGGGCGGCCAGTTCAAGGTGAAGGTCCCCGAGGGCTTCATCTGGGTCATGGGCGACCACCGTCAGAACTCCCGGGACTCCCGCTACAACCAGGGCGACGCCAACAAGGGCATGGTCCCGGTGGAGAAGGTCGTCGGACGCGCCATCGTCAAGGCCTGGCCGATCAACCGCTGGGGCACGCTCCCCGTCCCGGACACCTTCGACCAGGCCGGGCTGAACGACCGGTCGTCCGCCGCCGCCGCGCTGACCGCAGCCCCGAACGCCGTGGCGCTCGCCGGGGTCGTGCCGGTGGCCCTGTGGCGCCGCCGCCGGATCACGGTCGAGGAGACCCGCTGA
- the proS gene encoding proline--tRNA ligase, which produces MAKAPVLTPRDIDFPRWYQDLINKAELADNGPVRGTMVIRPYGYGLWERMQQEMDARIKEAGAQNAYFPLLIPQSYFTREAEHVEGFAPELAVVTHGGGKELEEPAVVRPTSEMIVNDYFSKWVQSYRDLPLLINQWANVVRWELRPRLFLRTTEFLWQEGHTAHATQDEARDFAAHIHRKVYEDFMVDVLAMDTVAGRKTVKERFAGAINTLTLEGMMGDGKALQMATSHELGQNFAKAFNTRYLSKEGKQELVWQTSWGSTTRMIGALVMTHGDDNGLRVPPRLAPVQAVVLAIKGDDAVLAKVREIGDRLAAAGVRVRVDDRTDTPFGRRAVDWELKGVPVRIEVGPRDLENNSAMLVRRIPGGKEPVALDALPGMLPAILEEDQALLLTQSRERRESRTVDVTTIEEAVEATAAGGWARIPWASLGEEGEVKLAEHAVTVRCLVAGDGSVPDTDDAPGNVAIVARAY; this is translated from the coding sequence ATGGCAAAGGCACCCGTTCTCACCCCGCGGGACATCGACTTCCCGCGCTGGTACCAGGATCTGATCAACAAGGCCGAACTGGCCGACAACGGGCCGGTGCGCGGCACCATGGTGATCCGACCGTACGGGTACGGGCTGTGGGAGCGGATGCAGCAGGAGATGGACGCCCGGATCAAGGAGGCGGGCGCCCAGAACGCGTACTTCCCGCTGCTGATCCCGCAGTCGTACTTCACCAGGGAGGCCGAGCACGTCGAGGGCTTCGCCCCCGAACTTGCGGTCGTCACGCACGGCGGCGGCAAGGAGCTCGAAGAGCCCGCCGTGGTGCGCCCCACCTCCGAGATGATCGTCAACGACTACTTCTCGAAGTGGGTGCAGAGCTACCGGGACCTGCCCCTGCTGATCAACCAGTGGGCGAACGTCGTCCGTTGGGAACTGCGACCCCGCCTCTTCCTGCGCACCACCGAGTTTCTCTGGCAGGAGGGCCACACCGCGCACGCCACCCAGGACGAGGCCCGCGACTTCGCCGCGCACATCCACCGCAAGGTGTACGAGGACTTCATGGTCGATGTCCTCGCCATGGACACCGTCGCCGGCCGCAAGACCGTCAAGGAGCGCTTCGCGGGCGCGATCAACACCCTCACGCTCGAAGGCATGATGGGGGACGGCAAGGCCCTCCAGATGGCCACCAGCCACGAACTCGGCCAGAACTTCGCCAAGGCGTTCAACACCCGGTACCTGTCCAAGGAAGGCAAGCAGGAACTCGTCTGGCAGACGTCCTGGGGGTCCACGACCCGCATGATCGGCGCCCTGGTGATGACTCACGGAGATGACAACGGGCTGCGGGTGCCGCCGCGGCTCGCCCCCGTCCAGGCGGTCGTCCTCGCGATCAAGGGCGACGACGCGGTTCTGGCCAAGGTCCGCGAGATCGGCGACCGGCTCGCCGCGGCCGGGGTCCGGGTCCGCGTCGACGACCGCACGGACACCCCGTTCGGACGCCGCGCCGTCGACTGGGAGCTGAAGGGCGTCCCCGTACGGATCGAGGTCGGCCCCCGTGACCTGGAGAACAACTCGGCGATGCTGGTCCGCCGCATCCCGGGCGGCAAGGAACCCGTGGCCCTCGACGCGCTCCCGGGGATGCTCCCCGCGATCCTCGAGGAGGACCAGGCGCTGCTGCTGACCCAGTCCCGCGAGCGCCGCGAGTCCCGCACCGTCGACGTGACGACGATCGAGGAAGCCGTCGAGGCGACGGCCGCCGGCGGCTGGGCGCGCATCCCCTGGGCGAGCCTCGGCGAAGAAGGCGAGGTCAAGCTGGCCGAGCACGCCGTGACCGTACGGTGTCTGGTCGCCGGGGACGGGTCGGTGCCGGACACCGACGACGCACCCGGTAACGTCGCGATCGTCGCGCGCGCTTACTGA
- the rpsP gene encoding 30S ribosomal protein S16, with the protein MAVKIKLKRLGKIRSPHYRIVVADSRTRRDGRAIEEIGKYHPTYNPSVIEVDAERVAYWLGVGAQPTEPVLAILKKTGDWQKFKGEPAPAPLLVAQPKAARPSFEALGGDDEGKGEAITQKKKAEKKDEAAAESSESTEA; encoded by the coding sequence GTGGCAGTCAAGATCAAGCTGAAGCGTCTGGGCAAGATCCGTTCGCCTCACTACCGCATCGTCGTCGCCGACTCCCGCACCCGCCGTGACGGCCGTGCGATCGAGGAGATCGGCAAGTACCACCCGACGTACAACCCGTCGGTGATCGAGGTCGACGCCGAGCGTGTGGCGTACTGGCTCGGTGTCGGCGCCCAGCCGACCGAGCCCGTGCTCGCCATTCTCAAGAAGACCGGCGACTGGCAGAAGTTCAAGGGCGAGCCCGCCCCGGCGCCGCTGCTCGTCGCGCAGCCGAAGGCCGCGCGTCCGTCCTTCGAGGCTCTCGGCGGCGACGACGAGGGCAAGGGTGAGGCGATCACCCAGAAGAAGAAGGCCGAGAAGAAGGACGAGGCCGCGGCCGAGTCCTCTGAGTCGACCGAGGCCTGA
- the trmD gene encoding tRNA (guanosine(37)-N1)-methyltransferase TrmD, whose translation MRIDVVTIFPEYLDPLNVSLVGKARARGRLNVHVHDLREWTYDRHNTVDDTPYGGGPGMVMKTDPWGDALDSVLADGYESGSHRPALVVPTPSGRPFTQELAVEFSECPWLIFTPARYEGIDRRVVDEYATRMPVFEVSIGDYVLAGGEAAVLVVTEAVARLLPGVLGNAESHRDDSFAPGAMASLLEGPVYTKPPRWRGREIPDVLLSGHHGKIARWRRDEALARTTAHRPDLIERCDPKAFDKKDREMLSILGWEPDPEGQPHGRFWRRAAGVEE comes from the coding sequence ATGCGCATCGACGTCGTCACGATCTTCCCCGAATATCTGGACCCGCTGAACGTCTCCCTGGTGGGCAAGGCACGCGCGCGTGGCCGGCTGAACGTCCATGTGCACGATCTGCGCGAGTGGACGTACGACCGGCACAACACGGTCGACGACACCCCCTACGGCGGCGGCCCCGGCATGGTCATGAAGACCGACCCCTGGGGCGACGCGCTCGACTCCGTCCTCGCCGACGGCTACGAGAGCGGTTCGCACCGGCCGGCCCTGGTCGTACCGACCCCCAGCGGCCGTCCCTTCACCCAGGAACTCGCCGTCGAGTTCTCCGAGTGCCCCTGGCTGATCTTCACGCCCGCGCGCTACGAGGGCATCGACCGGCGGGTCGTCGACGAGTACGCCACCCGGATGCCCGTCTTCGAGGTGTCCATCGGCGACTACGTCCTCGCCGGCGGCGAGGCGGCCGTACTGGTGGTCACGGAGGCCGTCGCCCGGCTGCTGCCCGGTGTCCTCGGCAACGCCGAGTCCCACCGGGACGACTCCTTCGCCCCCGGCGCCATGGCCTCCCTGCTGGAGGGTCCCGTCTACACCAAGCCGCCCCGGTGGCGCGGCCGGGAGATCCCGGACGTGCTGCTCAGCGGCCATCACGGCAAGATCGCCCGGTGGCGCCGCGACGAGGCCCTGGCGCGGACGACGGCCCACCGGCCCGACCTCATCGAGCGCTGCGACCCCAAGGCCTTCGACAAGAAGGACCGCGAGATGCTCTCCATCCTCGGCTGGGAACCGGATCCCGAGGGGCAGCCGCACGGCCGATTTTGGCGCCGGGCGGCGGGCGTGGAAGAATAG
- a CDS encoding NUDIX hydrolase, producing the protein MTDAEGGSVGALGGEMRKVARVVLLDPRDRILLLHGHEPDDPSDDWWFTPGGGLEGEETREEAALRELAEETGITAVELGPVLWRRMCSFPFAGRRWDQDEWYYLARTDQTATEAVGLTELERRSVVGARWWTCQELSEAHETVYPTRLAELLRRLLDEGPPARPQILDTEIV; encoded by the coding sequence ATGACGGACGCGGAAGGGGGCTCCGTCGGAGCCCTGGGCGGCGAGATGCGCAAGGTGGCCCGGGTCGTGCTGCTCGACCCGCGGGACCGGATCCTGCTGCTGCACGGCCACGAACCGGACGATCCCTCCGACGACTGGTGGTTCACCCCGGGCGGCGGCCTGGAGGGCGAGGAGACCCGCGAGGAGGCCGCCCTGCGGGAACTCGCGGAGGAGACCGGCATCACGGCCGTGGAACTGGGCCCGGTGCTGTGGCGGCGGATGTGCTCGTTCCCGTTCGCGGGGCGACGCTGGGATCAGGACGAGTGGTACTACCTGGCCCGTACGGACCAGACGGCTACCGAGGCCGTCGGCCTCACCGAACTGGAGCGCCGCAGCGTCGTGGGTGCGCGGTGGTGGACGTGTCAGGAACTGAGCGAGGCGCATGAGACGGTGTATCCGACCAGACTCGCCGAGTTGCTGCGCAGGCTGCTCGACGAAGGTCCCCCCGCCAGGCCGCAGATCCTTGACACCGAAATCGTCTAG
- the rimM gene encoding ribosome maturation factor RimM (Essential for efficient processing of 16S rRNA) — protein MQLVVARIGRAHGIKGEVTVEVRTDEPELRLGPGAVLTTDPASVGPLTIESGRVHSGRLLLRFAGVLDRTGAEALRNTLLIADVDPDEMPEDEDEYYDHQLIDLDVVTVDGTEIGRITEISHLASQDLFIVERPDGSEVMIPFVEEIVTEIDLAEQRAVVDPPPGLIDDRAEIASSRDES, from the coding sequence GTGCAGCTGGTAGTCGCACGGATCGGCCGCGCCCACGGCATCAAGGGCGAGGTCACCGTCGAGGTGCGCACCGACGAGCCGGAGCTGCGGCTCGGCCCCGGTGCCGTCCTGACCACCGACCCGGCCTCCGTCGGACCGCTGACCATCGAGTCGGGCCGGGTGCACAGCGGCCGGCTCCTGCTGCGCTTCGCGGGCGTGCTGGACCGCACCGGTGCCGAGGCGCTGCGCAACACCCTCCTGATCGCCGACGTCGACCCGGACGAGATGCCCGAGGACGAGGACGAGTACTACGACCACCAGCTGATCGACCTCGACGTCGTCACGGTGGACGGTACCGAGATCGGCCGGATCACCGAGATCTCGCACCTGGCCTCGCAGGACCTCTTCATCGTCGAACGCCCCGACGGCAGCGAGGTGATGATCCCGTTCGTCGAGGAGATCGTCACCGAGATCGACCTGGCGGAGCAGCGGGCGGTCGTCGACCCGCCGCCCGGCCTGATCGACGACCGAGCGGAGATCGCCTCGTCGAGGGACGAGTCCTGA
- the rplS gene encoding 50S ribosomal protein L19: MSHLLDSVDAASLRSDVPAFRPGDTVNVHVRVIEGNRSRVQQFKGVVIRRQGAGVRETFTVRKVSFSVGVERTFPVHTPIVEKIELVTRGDVRRAKLYYLRDLRGKAAKIKEKREN, translated from the coding sequence ATGTCTCACCTGCTCGACTCCGTCGACGCCGCGTCGCTGCGCAGCGACGTTCCGGCCTTCCGTCCGGGCGACACGGTCAACGTCCACGTCCGCGTCATCGAGGGCAACCGCTCCCGTGTGCAGCAGTTCAAGGGCGTGGTGATCCGTCGCCAGGGCGCCGGCGTGCGCGAGACCTTCACGGTCCGCAAGGTCTCCTTCTCCGTCGGCGTCGAGCGCACCTTCCCGGTGCACACCCCGATCGTGGAGAAGATCGAGCTCGTCACCCGCGGTGACGTCCGTCGCGCCAAGCTGTACTACCTGCGCGACCTGCGCGGCAAGGCGGCGAAGATCAAGGAGAAGCGCGAGAACTGA
- the lepB gene encoding signal peptidase I codes for MGGESATRTAPHGGGTSSGPAGGRTGQRLSGLAVALGLFLFLGGFAWAAVVYRPYTVPTSSMSPTIGVGDRVLAERVDGSEVRRGDVVVFKDATWGNAPMLKRVVAIGGDTVSCCRDGKLTVNGKQIDEPYLPDGQAAEVANFPTVDVPEGRLFLLGDERHGSLDSTAHLTDAAGGTVARGAVSARVDAVVWPMDGMLERPTGFEALGGLSEPGPLRTMGALIVAGAVLVLGGAAYGPLAQRAARRGRPRTEPTGAR; via the coding sequence ATGGGTGGCGAGAGCGCGACACGGACGGCCCCGCACGGCGGTGGGACGAGCAGTGGCCCGGCGGGCGGCCGGACCGGACAGCGGTTGTCCGGACTGGCGGTCGCGCTGGGCCTCTTCCTTTTCCTGGGCGGATTCGCCTGGGCGGCGGTGGTCTACCGCCCGTACACCGTGCCCACCAGCTCCATGTCGCCCACGATCGGCGTCGGCGACCGCGTGCTGGCCGAACGGGTGGACGGCAGTGAGGTGCGCCGCGGCGACGTAGTCGTCTTCAAGGACGCGACCTGGGGCAACGCGCCGATGCTCAAGCGGGTCGTCGCGATCGGCGGGGACACCGTCTCCTGCTGCCGGGACGGCAAGCTGACGGTCAACGGCAAGCAGATCGACGAACCGTATCTGCCCGACGGGCAGGCCGCCGAGGTCGCGAACTTCCCGACCGTCGACGTGCCCGAGGGCCGGCTGTTCCTGCTCGGCGACGAGCGGCACGGCTCGCTGGACTCCACCGCCCACCTGACGGACGCCGCCGGCGGTACGGTCGCGCGCGGTGCGGTGTCCGCGCGCGTGGACGCCGTCGTATGGCCCATGGACGGAATGCTGGAGCGCCCCACCGGTTTCGAGGCGCTCGGCGGTCTGTCCGAGCCGGGCCCGCTGCGCACCATGGGCGCCCTGATCGTCGCCGGCGCGGTGCTGGTGCTCGGAGGCGCCGCCTACGGACCGCTCGCCCAGCGCGCCGCGCGCCGCGGCCGCCCGCGGACGGAGCCCACCGGTGCCCGCTGA
- the lepB gene encoding signal peptidase I, translated as MDTEAQTTERDRSSRPSGSGEIPDTQGPEERSRFALVSRVAEYVPGGRITLTTLVCLVFLLLLNTFVLQPFQIPSGSMERGLRIGDRVLVNKLAYRFDAGPRRGDVVVFDGSGYFGDADYIKRVVGVGRDHVVCCDKDGRLRVNGRSVDESTFLYPGDSASTVPFDVVVPDGALFVLGDHRSASSDSRDHLGSPGGGMVPVRKVIGRADWIVWPVGHLTRLHRPDVYARVPAAPGGTAPAAGGSDPADGAHG; from the coding sequence ATGGACACCGAAGCACAGACGACGGAGCGCGACCGCTCCTCCCGCCCTTCCGGATCCGGTGAGATCCCGGACACGCAGGGGCCGGAGGAACGGTCGCGTTTCGCGTTGGTGTCGCGCGTCGCCGAGTACGTCCCGGGCGGCCGGATCACCCTGACCACGCTGGTCTGCCTGGTGTTTCTGCTGCTGCTCAACACGTTCGTGCTCCAGCCGTTCCAGATCCCGAGCGGTTCCATGGAGCGCGGATTGAGGATCGGCGACCGCGTTCTCGTAAACAAGTTGGCGTACCGTTTCGATGCTGGGCCGCGACGCGGTGATGTGGTCGTGTTCGACGGCAGCGGATACTTCGGGGACGCCGACTACATCAAACGGGTCGTGGGCGTGGGAAGAGATCACGTGGTCTGCTGTGACAAGGACGGGAGGCTCCGGGTGAACGGCCGGTCGGTCGACGAGTCGACATTCCTGTACCCCGGGGACAGCGCGTCCACAGTGCCTTTCGACGTCGTCGTGCCGGACGGCGCCCTCTTCGTCCTCGGCGACCACCGCAGTGCCTCCAGCGACTCCCGCGACCATCTGGGCTCACCGGGCGGCGGCATGGTGCCCGTCCGCAAGGTGATCGGCCGGGCGGACTGGATCGTCTGGCCCGTCGGCCACCTCACCCGCCTGCACCGCCCCGACGTCTATGCGCGCGTGCCCGCAGCGCCGGGCGGCACCGCCCCGGCGGCCGGCGGGTCGGATCCGGCGGACGGTGCCCATGGGTAA
- a CDS encoding RNA-binding protein, whose amino-acid sequence MLEEALEHLVKGIVDNPDDVQVASRNLRRGRVLEVRVHPDDLGKVIGRNGRTARALRTVVGAIGGRGVRVDLVDVDHVR is encoded by the coding sequence ATGCTCGAGGAGGCTCTCGAGCACCTCGTGAAGGGCATCGTCGACAACCCTGACGATGTGCAGGTCGCTTCGCGCAACCTGCGTCGCGGGCGTGTACTCGAGGTCCGGGTGCACCCCGACGACCTCGGCAAGGTGATCGGCCGCAACGGCCGCACCGCACGCGCCCTGCGCACCGTCGTGGGCGCCATCGGCGGCCGCGGAGTCCGAGTCGACCTGGTCGACGTGGACCACGTCCGCTGA
- a CDS encoding YraN family protein: MNTHLARRALGAYGEDLAARRLVEAGMTVLARNWRCGRTGEIDIVARDGDVLVVCEVKTRGPGPYEHPMSAVTPVKAERLRDLAQRWVQEHGGAPPGGVRIDLVGIVLPARGAPVVEHARGVA; this comes from the coding sequence ATGAACACACATCTGGCACGCAGGGCGCTCGGCGCGTACGGCGAGGACCTGGCCGCGCGGCGGCTGGTCGAGGCGGGCATGACGGTCCTGGCGCGCAACTGGCGCTGCGGCAGGACCGGCGAGATCGACATCGTGGCGCGGGACGGCGACGTCCTCGTCGTCTGCGAGGTCAAGACCCGCGGGCCCGGTCCGTACGAGCATCCGATGTCGGCGGTCACGCCGGTCAAGGCCGAGCGCCTGCGTGACCTGGCTCAACGCTGGGTGCAGGAGCACGGAGGGGCACCGCCCGGCGGTGTGCGCATCGACCTCGTCGGAATCGTGCTGCCCGCCCGGGGCGCGCCCGTGGTCGAGCACGCGCGGGGGGTGGCCTGA